The following coding sequences lie in one Alloacidobacterium dinghuense genomic window:
- the xylB gene encoding xylulokinase, whose protein sequence is MNFLGIDVGTGGTRAVLVDQHGRVVKEAASEHAPFRSPKPGWAEQEPEDWWRAAQAAIREVLATSGVAASGIKAIGLTGQMHGAVMLDAEGRVLRPSLIWCDQRTDAQCDWLHERIGRERLIELTCNPALPNFTLTKLLWVRDHEPEIFARIAHVLCPKDYVRFRLTGTYAMDVQEASGTLLLDVTHRRWSSEVARIAGIDEAWLPQLFESPEICAHISREAAEKTSLVTGTPIVAGAGDQGAGAVGMGILQPGSVSATIGTSGVVFAATAAPTKDPLGRLHTFCHAVPERWHVMGVTQAAGLSLRWLRDIVAPGSNYDALTSEAAQIPAGSEGLIWAPYLLGERTPHLDSQATAAFYGITASHTRGHLVRSVLEGVAYSLKDTFTLFAELGIPVKGVRLGGGGARGQLWRSIQAGVYGYISDVLVAEEGAAFGAALLAGVGAGAWLDTDAACAAAIRVAEQIPPDPAATLSYADGYKLFRRLYPALRSVREGIPPSF, encoded by the coding sequence GTGAATTTTCTCGGAATCGATGTAGGCACCGGCGGGACCCGTGCGGTATTGGTCGATCAACATGGTCGGGTGGTGAAAGAAGCGGCCAGCGAACATGCGCCCTTTCGCAGCCCGAAGCCCGGATGGGCTGAACAGGAACCGGAAGACTGGTGGCGAGCAGCGCAGGCAGCGATTCGGGAAGTGCTGGCTACAAGCGGCGTAGCGGCATCTGGGATTAAAGCCATTGGGCTCACCGGCCAGATGCATGGCGCAGTCATGCTCGACGCCGAGGGCCGCGTGCTCCGCCCATCTCTCATCTGGTGCGATCAACGAACCGACGCGCAATGTGACTGGCTGCATGAACGGATCGGTCGCGAGCGCCTTATTGAACTGACCTGCAATCCAGCACTGCCGAACTTCACTCTGACGAAGCTCCTCTGGGTGCGCGATCACGAGCCGGAAATCTTTGCTCGCATTGCGCATGTTCTCTGCCCCAAGGATTACGTTCGCTTCCGATTAACCGGCACCTATGCAATGGACGTGCAGGAAGCATCCGGCACTCTTCTGCTTGACGTGACCCACCGACGCTGGTCTTCGGAAGTTGCGCGGATCGCGGGAATCGACGAGGCATGGCTGCCACAGCTCTTCGAATCACCCGAAATCTGCGCTCACATCTCGAGAGAAGCAGCGGAGAAAACAAGCTTGGTCACCGGAACACCTATCGTCGCCGGAGCAGGCGATCAAGGCGCAGGCGCTGTTGGGATGGGCATTCTGCAGCCGGGCTCCGTGTCGGCCACAATCGGCACTTCGGGTGTAGTCTTTGCCGCAACCGCAGCACCGACAAAAGATCCCCTTGGGCGCCTGCACACTTTCTGTCACGCGGTTCCGGAACGCTGGCATGTGATGGGAGTAACGCAGGCGGCAGGCCTCTCTCTGCGTTGGTTGCGCGACATCGTTGCACCCGGTTCAAACTACGACGCTCTGACCTCCGAAGCCGCGCAAATTCCTGCAGGCAGCGAAGGCCTCATCTGGGCGCCTTATCTGCTTGGCGAACGCACCCCCCATCTCGATTCCCAAGCGACAGCTGCCTTTTATGGCATCACCGCTTCGCACACCCGCGGCCACCTGGTACGTTCTGTGCTCGAAGGCGTTGCCTATTCGTTGAAGGACACATTCACTCTATTCGCCGAACTCGGAATTCCCGTGAAGGGCGTACGCCTGGGTGGCGGGGGGGCACGCGGGCAGCTCTGGCGGTCCATTCAGGCCGGCGTTTATGGCTATATCAGCGATGTTCTGGTAGCCGAAGAAGGTGCAGCCTTCGGCGCCGCGCTATTGGCAGGAGTGGGAGCAGGCGCATGGCTTGATACGGATGCCGCATGCGCTGCAGCAATCAGGGTGGCCGAGCAGATTCCTCCTGATCCAGCGGCAACACTGAGCTATGCTGATGGTTACAAACTGTTTCGGCGGCTATATCCTGCGCTGCGTTCTGTGCGAGAAGGAATTCCTCCGAGCTTCTAA
- a CDS encoding ZIP family metal transporter: MLLALVLGAAAAVADVFGGLLLVRANWEKRYLRYSVAMGAGFMLAVAFLEMLPESLRFSPKWAPVLVLAGYCSVHLLEHTIVPHFHFGEETHHDEFVSARTSYSVLGGLAVHALFDGVAIASGFVLSAWLGWLIFIAIFLHKVPEGFTVASIMMASGRSGKTAVIAASVLATATLLGVLVISVLPSWVQAGLPLSAGVAIYVAATDLVPEVNREPGIRMALVFFAGVLLFLLFRLLLPTV, from the coding sequence ATGCTTCTGGCTCTTGTTCTTGGCGCAGCCGCTGCAGTCGCCGACGTCTTCGGTGGCCTTCTACTCGTGCGCGCGAACTGGGAAAAGCGCTATCTCCGTTACTCGGTGGCAATGGGCGCAGGCTTTATGCTGGCGGTCGCATTTCTCGAAATGCTTCCCGAGAGCCTGCGCTTTTCGCCAAAATGGGCGCCGGTGCTGGTCCTGGCTGGATACTGCTCAGTCCATCTGCTGGAGCACACGATCGTTCCCCATTTTCATTTCGGGGAAGAGACGCACCACGATGAATTTGTTTCCGCGCGCACGAGCTATTCGGTACTCGGTGGACTGGCAGTGCACGCACTTTTCGACGGCGTAGCCATTGCTTCGGGTTTTGTGCTGTCAGCATGGCTGGGGTGGCTCATTTTTATCGCCATCTTTCTGCATAAGGTCCCCGAGGGTTTCACCGTAGCCTCCATAATGATGGCCTCGGGACGCAGCGGCAAGACAGCCGTGATCGCTGCATCCGTACTGGCAACAGCGACACTGCTCGGTGTCCTTGTGATCAGTGTTTTGCCTTCGTGGGTTCAGGCAGGTCTGCCACTTTCCGCAGGCGTCGCCATATATGTTGCGGCTACCGATCTGGTTCCCGAGGTGAACCGTGAACCAGGCATCCGCATGGCTCTGGTCTTCTTTGCCGGAGTGCTGCTATTCCTGCTCTTTCGTTTGTTGCTGCCAACAGTTTAG
- a CDS encoding copper homeostasis protein CutC yields the protein MENPITLEICLESVDSVIAADLGGAQRIELCANLLEGGTTPSAGTIRAARENAKIAINVMIRPRGGDFLYTDLEFASMKHDIRMVKELGADGIVLGLLRANGTVDVERTQELVDLARPLPVTFHRAIDVSRDLLEALEDVISTGAARVLTSGGQPSVVDGGPMVARMVQAAKGRIIVMPGCGIRQDNVQSILAATGASEVHIALETEIPSAMQFRKAEIPMGGVEGREYVRFVTPEDAVRDVVRILNS from the coding sequence ATGGAAAACCCCATAACACTCGAAATCTGCCTTGAGTCGGTTGACTCAGTCATCGCCGCCGATCTCGGAGGCGCACAGCGCATAGAGCTCTGCGCTAATTTGCTGGAGGGCGGCACAACACCGAGCGCTGGAACGATTCGCGCGGCGCGAGAGAACGCAAAGATCGCCATTAACGTGATGATTCGCCCACGCGGAGGCGATTTCCTCTATACAGATCTCGAGTTTGCCTCGATGAAGCATGACATCCGCATGGTAAAAGAGCTTGGCGCCGATGGCATTGTGCTCGGCCTGCTGCGGGCTAACGGCACGGTCGACGTAGAACGCACCCAGGAGTTGGTCGATCTGGCTCGACCGCTGCCGGTCACATTTCATCGCGCCATCGACGTCTCGCGTGACCTGCTGGAAGCACTCGAGGACGTGATTTCAACAGGAGCCGCACGTGTGCTCACTTCCGGCGGTCAACCGTCAGTGGTGGATGGCGGACCAATGGTGGCAAGAATGGTCCAAGCAGCAAAAGGACGCATCATCGTCATGCCCGGCTGCGGAATTCGTCAAGACAACGTCCAGTCCATTCTTGCAGCGACCGGCGCGAGCGAAGTTCACATCGCTCTTGAAACAGAGATACCGAGCGCCATGCAGTTTCGTAAAGCCGAGATTCCGATGGGCGGCGTGGAAGGTCGTGAATATGTGCGCTTTGTCACGCCGGAAGATGCCGTGCGGGATGTAGTCCGAATTCTGAATTCATAA
- a CDS encoding LacI family DNA-binding transcriptional regulator yields the protein MPKRKSPVMELKKSEFLPGRPISLKILGDYLDLSPATISLVLNNAPGVRSIPQETRDRVLAAAKKFDYRPSFYARSLRRKQSFSVGVLVPELSDGYSVLVMDGIEEVLVEEGYFYLTASHRRKADLIEEYPRLLMDRSVEGFIAIDTALQHSLPLPVIAVAGHKKIEGVTSITLDHKRAAELALHHLYQLGHRQIAFMRGQTFSSDSEDRWNSFMSVARKLGLEVPPELTVQLEVNVSSPELGYPVVQQLLAQNRPFTALVSFNDVAAIGAIRAFRDHGLSVPEDVSIVGFDDIQGAAYHNPSLTTIRQPLHTMGINAARFLLQRIQGLKDYPEHIAIVPELIIRESTCPPKPKRIARKR from the coding sequence ATGCCTAAACGCAAGTCTCCCGTCATGGAACTCAAGAAAAGTGAGTTCCTTCCGGGCCGGCCCATCAGTCTGAAAATCCTGGGAGATTATCTAGATCTTTCGCCAGCCACCATCTCTTTAGTCCTGAATAACGCCCCGGGCGTGCGTTCCATTCCACAGGAGACGCGCGATCGCGTGCTGGCTGCTGCAAAGAAATTCGACTACCGTCCCAGCTTCTATGCGCGATCGCTCCGTCGAAAACAATCCTTCTCTGTCGGCGTACTTGTTCCCGAGCTGAGCGATGGCTACTCAGTGCTGGTAATGGATGGCATCGAAGAGGTTCTCGTCGAAGAAGGCTATTTCTACCTGACGGCAAGCCATCGGCGCAAAGCAGACTTGATCGAAGAATATCCCCGTCTTCTGATGGATCGTTCCGTCGAAGGCTTCATCGCAATCGATACTGCGTTGCAGCACAGCCTGCCCCTCCCTGTGATAGCAGTTGCCGGGCACAAGAAAATTGAAGGTGTCACCAGCATTACGCTTGATCACAAACGAGCCGCCGAATTGGCACTGCATCACCTGTATCAGTTAGGGCACAGACAAATTGCTTTCATGCGCGGACAGACCTTCAGCTCAGATTCAGAGGATCGCTGGAACAGCTTCATGTCCGTCGCCAGAAAGCTGGGCCTCGAAGTGCCTCCGGAACTGACAGTGCAACTGGAGGTCAACGTCTCGTCACCCGAGCTTGGCTATCCAGTGGTGCAACAGTTGCTGGCGCAGAACCGTCCATTTACCGCGCTCGTATCTTTCAACGATGTAGCGGCCATCGGAGCCATTCGCGCCTTCCGTGATCACGGTCTGAGTGTGCCCGAAGATGTGTCAATTGTCGGCTTCGATGACATTCAGGGGGCGGCGTATCACAATCCAAGCCTGACAACGATACGACAGCCACTGCACACCATGGGCATCAATGCAGCCCGGTTCCTGTTGCAGCGCATTCAAGGACTCAAGGATTATCCGGAGCACATCGCCATAGTGCCAGAGCTGATTATCCGCGAATCAACGTGTCCCCCCAAACCGAAGCGGATTGCGCGCAAGCGCTAA
- a CDS encoding ABC transporter permease, whose translation MTSLLNDLRYSFRQLRKTPGFTLVCVLTLALGIGANTAVFSVMNSVLLKSLPVADPQHVVYLRTSHAPHRTGTIDSQETFPYSVYDALRHQTQVLTDLMAYVPLSTAKVAVRYGMQPEEAEGDMVSGNYFSGLGVQLVRGHGFTEQDEASHAPIAVISYNYWTSRFSRNPDVLGKALYVNSIPVTIVGIAAEGFEGTEAGGSTDFWIPLQSREELNAWGNPPEDGKTYITNPTWWCMRLLGRLAPGVTKEQAAAQLQSVFQSAAYIGLGNPEPGEKRPVLSFDDASNFPGYDNMYGKLLKMLMAMVGFVLLIALSNIVMLLLARNATRQREFSLRLALGAGRKELFRQLLTESLLLVAMGGGLAWLFAMAATKALGSWAQIESTLAPDQTVLFFTLTVLILTAFLFGLAPLRAALSSGPELVLKTSSATSNTDAGKTRTGKIVVALQMALCLVLLVGGGLLVSTLRNLQDIPLGMRVDGLVVFGIKPNTHSTAEAITFYQTLTNKLRALPGVESVTIMEERLGSWWSDNFSMTVDGKLPDVPDSSKTVRNNVVGSDFFHTLGVPILEGRDFADSDTAASPPVAIINELFAQRFLPNQNPLGHRIGTNDGKFQFTVVGVVKNHKYRSIDEEPIPMAWVPYTQGPPVGKMHVELRVKGEPLAILPSVRKVIQEQDPNLPLIEPITQRAQYETTISQQLLFARLAGFFGLLAVVLVATGLYGTLAYRVNNRTVEIGVRMAVGAGRGQVVWMVLRDSLILTAVGIGVGIPLAMLASRALTSALYGVKPFDASIYIFAILGVSVVAIAASMIPARRAASIDPLTALRTE comes from the coding sequence ATGACCAGCCTGTTGAACGATCTGCGGTATTCATTTCGGCAATTGAGGAAAACACCCGGATTCACGCTTGTCTGCGTCTTAACCCTGGCGCTGGGAATCGGAGCGAACACCGCCGTATTCAGCGTGATGAACTCCGTACTACTCAAGTCGCTCCCCGTAGCCGATCCCCAGCATGTCGTCTATTTGCGCACCTCCCATGCTCCGCACAGAACAGGCACAATCGACTCGCAGGAAACCTTCCCCTATTCGGTCTACGATGCGCTCCGCCATCAGACTCAAGTGTTGACGGATTTGATGGCCTATGTGCCGCTGTCTACAGCCAAGGTCGCCGTGCGTTATGGTATGCAGCCAGAAGAAGCCGAAGGCGACATGGTGAGCGGCAATTATTTCTCCGGCTTGGGCGTGCAGCTCGTTCGTGGGCACGGCTTTACCGAACAGGACGAAGCCAGCCATGCTCCCATTGCCGTGATTAGCTACAACTACTGGACTTCACGTTTTTCACGCAATCCTGACGTGCTGGGCAAAGCGCTGTACGTAAACAGCATTCCGGTCACGATCGTGGGAATCGCAGCAGAGGGCTTTGAAGGTACAGAGGCCGGCGGTTCAACCGACTTCTGGATTCCCCTGCAGAGCCGCGAAGAATTGAATGCATGGGGTAATCCTCCAGAAGATGGCAAGACCTATATCACCAACCCAACCTGGTGGTGCATGCGTCTGCTGGGACGATTGGCTCCCGGTGTGACAAAAGAACAGGCTGCCGCGCAGTTGCAGTCCGTGTTTCAGTCCGCAGCGTACATTGGCCTTGGCAATCCTGAACCAGGGGAAAAGCGACCGGTTCTGAGCTTCGACGACGCAAGTAACTTCCCCGGATACGACAATATGTACGGCAAGCTGCTCAAAATGCTGATGGCGATGGTGGGCTTCGTGCTGTTAATCGCGCTAAGCAACATCGTCATGCTGTTGTTGGCGCGCAACGCAACACGCCAGCGGGAGTTTTCGTTACGCCTTGCTCTGGGCGCAGGGCGCAAAGAGTTATTCCGTCAACTATTAACCGAAAGCCTGCTGCTGGTGGCGATGGGAGGCGGGCTGGCGTGGCTCTTTGCGATGGCTGCTACGAAAGCTCTCGGAAGCTGGGCGCAGATCGAGTCCACTCTAGCTCCGGACCAGACTGTCCTGTTTTTCACGCTGACCGTTCTCATACTGACCGCATTCTTATTTGGATTGGCGCCACTGCGCGCAGCCCTCTCGTCTGGACCTGAGCTGGTGCTAAAAACCTCCTCTGCCACATCGAACACGGACGCAGGTAAAACGCGCACTGGGAAAATCGTCGTCGCGCTGCAGATGGCATTGTGTCTCGTGCTTTTGGTCGGTGGCGGATTGCTCGTCAGCACGCTGCGCAATCTTCAAGATATCCCTCTCGGAATGCGGGTCGATGGCCTTGTTGTCTTTGGTATAAAGCCGAACACCCACTCAACGGCAGAGGCTATAACCTTCTACCAGACGCTAACCAACAAGCTCCGCGCACTCCCCGGCGTCGAATCCGTAACCATCATGGAAGAGCGCCTCGGCTCGTGGTGGTCAGATAACTTCTCCATGACCGTAGATGGCAAGCTGCCCGACGTGCCTGACAGCTCAAAGACCGTACGCAATAATGTCGTCGGGTCAGACTTCTTCCACACACTCGGCGTGCCGATCCTCGAAGGCCGCGACTTTGCCGATTCCGACACGGCTGCCTCGCCGCCGGTCGCCATCATCAACGAACTCTTCGCACAGCGTTTTCTACCGAACCAGAATCCTCTTGGACATCGCATCGGCACGAATGATGGAAAGTTCCAATTCACAGTCGTCGGGGTGGTGAAGAACCACAAATACCGCAGCATCGATGAAGAGCCGATCCCTATGGCGTGGGTTCCGTACACGCAAGGTCCGCCAGTCGGCAAAATGCACGTTGAATTGCGTGTCAAGGGCGAACCGCTGGCGATTCTGCCATCCGTGCGCAAAGTCATACAAGAGCAGGACCCGAACCTGCCATTGATCGAACCAATCACGCAGCGGGCACAATATGAGACGACCATCTCACAGCAGCTTCTATTTGCACGTCTCGCTGGATTCTTCGGATTGCTGGCTGTGGTCCTCGTCGCAACTGGCCTCTATGGAACACTGGCATATCGCGTGAACAATCGCACTGTCGAGATCGGAGTGCGCATGGCCGTGGGCGCAGGACGCGGACAGGTGGTCTGGATGGTTCTTCGCGACAGTCTGATTCTGACCGCCGTCGGCATTGGCGTTGGGATACCGCTCGCCATGCTGGCGAGCAGGGCGTTAACCTCCGCATTGTATGGCGTGAAACCATTCGACGCATCGATTTACATATTCGCGATACTTGGCGTATCCGTTGTCGCCATCGCAGCGAGTATGATCCCGGCGCGTCGCGCCGCAAGTATCGATCCGCTGACTGCCCTGCGAACCGAGTGA
- a CDS encoding ABC transporter permease translates to MTTFLSDLRYGIRQLRKTPGFTVVCVLTLALGIGANTAVFSVMNAVLLKSLPVTDPERVVYLNTSGAPHHGNNTGDWNTSFSYPVYEELRQQKNALSEVIAYVPISSGGSKVAVRVGPQPEEAEGDMVSGNFFSGLGVSVARGRGFTTQDEAQHAPIAVISYNYWTQRFSRNPDLLGKTLYVKGVPLTIVGIAAEGFEGVEPGSSTDFWIPLQSRVELNAWSTPAQDGKTYLQRPDWWCLRMLARLAPGITRERAIAQLQPIFQTAAYIGIGNPEPGEKRPVLSFQDAKNFPGYDEDYGKPLRILMAMVGLVLLIALSNVVMLLMARNTTRQREFSLRLALGAGRKELFRQLLTESMLLVALGGVLAWLFASGATRSLAAWSQIEASLAPDRTVLLFTLVILLGAALAFGLAPLRVALSGGPGLVLKTSAATSNTDAGKARVGKIIVTLQMALCLVLLVGGGLLIRTLRNLENLPLGMRTQGLVVFGINPQHVHSFADGVAFYQNLTDKLRTLPGVQSVTLMEDRIGSGWSNNDDVGKIDGKKPPNSDGDNAMARANIVGPDFFQTLGVPIVAGRDFADSDTAASPKVAIINELFAQRFLPNENPLGHHLSWRDPKDDVVIVGVVKNHKYRSIEEKPIPMQWFAYTQQKTIGEMHFEMRVHGDPMAILPAVRKVVQQIDPNLPLMQPMTQRAQYEESISQQLLFGRLAGFFALLAVVLVATGLYGTLAYYVNNRTVEIGVRMAIGAQRKQVVWMVLRDSLLMTGIGILAGVPLAIFVSRELASALYGVKPYDALSYVLAVLGVALVAAIASLIPANRAASVDPLMALRAE, encoded by the coding sequence ATGACTACATTCCTAAGCGATCTGCGATACGGAATTCGCCAACTGAGAAAAACTCCGGGGTTCACGGTTGTTTGCGTGCTGACATTGGCGCTGGGAATTGGCGCGAACACAGCGGTCTTCAGCGTGATGAATGCAGTGCTGTTGAAGTCGTTGCCCGTAACTGACCCCGAACGCGTGGTGTACCTCAACACTTCGGGCGCACCTCATCACGGCAACAACACCGGCGACTGGAATACCTCGTTTTCCTATCCCGTTTACGAAGAACTTCGACAACAGAAGAACGCGCTCTCTGAAGTCATCGCATACGTCCCGATCAGTTCCGGTGGCAGCAAAGTCGCCGTCCGCGTCGGCCCCCAACCAGAGGAAGCCGAAGGCGACATGGTCAGCGGCAATTTCTTCTCCGGCTTGGGTGTATCTGTGGCGCGTGGACGCGGCTTCACTACGCAGGATGAGGCGCAGCATGCTCCCATTGCCGTCATCAGCTACAACTACTGGACGCAGCGCTTCTCGCGCAACCCCGATCTTCTCGGCAAAACCCTCTATGTAAAAGGCGTTCCCCTCACAATCGTTGGAATCGCAGCCGAAGGCTTTGAAGGCGTTGAGCCGGGAAGTTCCACCGACTTCTGGATTCCCCTACAGAGCCGCGTGGAACTCAACGCCTGGAGCACACCAGCACAAGATGGCAAAACCTATCTGCAGAGGCCTGACTGGTGGTGCCTGCGGATGCTTGCGCGCCTCGCTCCAGGTATTACGAGAGAGCGGGCGATTGCACAGCTACAGCCCATTTTCCAGACGGCGGCATACATCGGCATCGGCAATCCTGAGCCAGGAGAAAAACGCCCGGTCCTCAGCTTTCAGGATGCCAAGAACTTCCCCGGATATGACGAAGACTACGGCAAGCCGCTCAGGATCTTGATGGCGATGGTCGGGCTCGTTCTGCTGATTGCTCTGAGCAACGTGGTGATGCTGTTGATGGCGCGGAACACGACGCGGCAGCGCGAGTTCTCGCTGCGTCTTGCACTCGGCGCAGGCCGCAAGGAGCTGTTTCGCCAACTACTCACCGAGAGCATGCTGCTGGTTGCGCTCGGTGGAGTGCTGGCATGGCTCTTTGCCTCAGGAGCCACGCGATCGCTTGCAGCCTGGTCGCAGATCGAAGCCAGCCTCGCGCCGGATCGCACCGTACTGCTCTTTACGCTGGTCATTTTGCTGGGCGCAGCGCTGGCCTTTGGATTGGCGCCTTTGCGCGTGGCACTCTCCGGCGGCCCGGGACTCGTGCTGAAGACTTCTGCTGCTACCAGCAATACCGACGCGGGCAAGGCGCGTGTGGGAAAAATCATCGTGACCCTGCAGATGGCGCTTTGCCTCGTTTTGCTCGTCGGCGGAGGACTACTGATTCGCACATTACGCAATCTTGAGAACCTCCCGCTCGGCATGCGCACGCAGGGACTGGTCGTTTTCGGAATCAATCCTCAGCATGTGCATTCGTTCGCCGATGGCGTGGCCTTCTACCAGAACCTGACAGACAAACTGCGTACACTCCCGGGTGTTCAGTCAGTAACGCTCATGGAAGACAGAATCGGTTCCGGCTGGTCGAACAACGACGACGTGGGCAAAATCGACGGCAAGAAGCCACCCAATTCCGACGGCGACAATGCCATGGCCCGGGCAAATATTGTTGGCCCTGACTTTTTCCAGACTCTCGGTGTGCCCATTGTTGCGGGCCGCGATTTTGCCGACTCCGATACAGCGGCATCACCGAAAGTTGCCATCATCAACGAACTTTTCGCCCAGCGCTTCCTGCCCAACGAGAATCCCCTCGGCCATCACCTGAGCTGGCGCGACCCCAAAGATGACGTGGTGATCGTCGGCGTAGTCAAGAACCACAAGTACCGCAGCATCGAAGAAAAACCGATCCCCATGCAGTGGTTCGCGTACACGCAGCAAAAGACCATCGGTGAAATGCACTTCGAAATGCGCGTACACGGCGATCCCATGGCGATCCTGCCCGCAGTGCGCAAGGTCGTGCAGCAAATCGATCCCAACCTGCCGCTAATGCAGCCCATGACACAGCGCGCGCAATACGAAGAGAGCATCTCGCAGCAGCTGCTCTTTGGCCGCCTCGCAGGCTTCTTCGCACTGCTGGCAGTGGTTCTCGTAGCCACCGGACTTTATGGAACGCTGGCTTACTACGTGAACAACCGCACCGTAGAGATTGGCGTGCGCATGGCCATCGGTGCGCAGCGTAAACAAGTCGTCTGGATGGTTCTGCGCGACAGCCTTCTTATGACTGGGATTGGCATTCTTGCAGGAGTGCCCCTGGCCATCTTCGTTAGCAGAGAGCTGGCCTCAGCGCTCTACGGGGTCAAGCCATACGACGCTTTAAGCTACGTGCTGGCAGTGCTTGGCGTCGCTTTGGTAGCCGCCATTGCCAGCCTGATTCCGGCCAACCGGGCAGCCAGCGTAGACCCGCTGATGGCTCTGCGGGCGGAATAG
- a CDS encoding glycoside hydrolase family 5 protein — MPRTSSLRLITLSFAVYFVIAGLTSSAEDMLAFKRAQHLQRGINASIWFAQSSGNYSVERLRTFTTSDDIALIRQLGFDHIRVSIDADPLLPWLRDPETTPFVAELDRAVKIMLDQQLAVIIDIHPESSYKAQLLRGTEGVEHFAALWRALAKHFASTDPELVFFEIMNEPEQDDPYRWQGIESFVGQQIRQAAPNHTIIAAGAHWSGLEDLMMLEPIALANVIYTFHDYEPFPFTHQGATWTSSQVLPLRSVPYPSTPEAVQPNVNQEPTLAGQFWVEQYGLNRWDAQRVDATLAFAEKWSNLHHAPVYCGEFGVLRDYVDPAMRAQWVHDMRVAFENHKIGWAMWDYQENFGVVTKKDGKAVPDPAIVNALGLKMP, encoded by the coding sequence ATGCCAAGAACATCTTCCCTGCGCCTGATAACGTTATCGTTCGCTGTCTATTTTGTGATTGCCGGATTGACCTCATCGGCGGAAGATATGCTCGCCTTTAAGCGAGCGCAGCACTTGCAACGCGGCATCAATGCAAGCATCTGGTTCGCGCAGTCTTCCGGCAACTATTCGGTGGAGCGCCTGCGCACTTTCACGACGAGTGATGACATAGCGCTCATCCGCCAGCTCGGGTTTGATCACATCCGGGTCAGCATCGACGCTGACCCGCTGCTTCCCTGGTTGAGAGATCCAGAAACAACACCGTTTGTAGCAGAGCTTGATCGAGCGGTGAAGATCATGCTCGATCAGCAACTGGCGGTCATCATCGACATTCACCCCGAGAGCAGCTACAAGGCGCAGTTGCTGAGAGGAACGGAAGGAGTCGAACACTTTGCCGCACTCTGGCGCGCTCTGGCGAAACACTTCGCATCAACTGATCCTGAGCTCGTCTTCTTCGAAATCATGAACGAACCCGAACAGGACGATCCATATCGCTGGCAGGGGATCGAAAGTTTTGTCGGCCAACAGATTCGCCAGGCCGCGCCCAACCACACCATCATCGCGGCTGGTGCGCACTGGTCAGGGCTTGAAGACCTGATGATGCTCGAACCGATTGCCCTGGCCAACGTCATCTACACCTTCCACGATTACGAACCTTTTCCTTTCACGCATCAGGGAGCGACATGGACCAGTTCGCAGGTTCTGCCACTGCGTTCAGTTCCCTACCCTTCGACACCGGAAGCCGTTCAGCCCAATGTGAATCAGGAGCCCACATTGGCAGGGCAGTTCTGGGTGGAGCAATACGGTCTCAACCGCTGGGACGCGCAGCGCGTAGACGCAACGCTGGCCTTTGCCGAGAAGTGGTCCAATCTTCACCACGCTCCGGTGTATTGCGGAGAGTTTGGAGTCCTGCGCGATTACGTGGACCCAGCCATGCGCGCGCAATGGGTCCATGACATGCGAGTGGCGTTCGAAAACCACAAGATCGGCTGGGCCATGTGGGACTATCAGGAAAACTTCGGCGTGGTAACCAAGAAAGACGGCAAAGCCGTTCCAGATCCGGCGATCGTAAACGCGCTCGGATTAAAAATGCCATAA
- a CDS encoding NUDIX domain-containing protein produces the protein MSIKTLGTREVYRNPWLRLREDEIERSNGARGIYGVVDKDDCAVIIPIEGERIYLVEQFRYTIQQRCLELPQGGWETADIDPEELARGELREETGFDAATMTNLGMMYIAYGFANQKQYVFLASGLTHVGTDFDAEEHDLTLHSFTIAEFEEMLLDGTIRDCCTLAAWGLYKVWKEKQK, from the coding sequence ATGAGCATCAAGACACTCGGCACCCGTGAGGTCTACCGCAATCCCTGGCTTCGTCTGCGCGAAGATGAAATTGAGCGCAGCAACGGCGCGCGCGGAATTTATGGCGTAGTCGATAAAGATGACTGCGCCGTGATCATTCCTATCGAAGGCGAGCGCATTTACCTGGTAGAGCAGTTTCGCTACACCATCCAACAACGCTGTCTTGAGCTACCACAGGGAGGATGGGAGACGGCGGACATCGATCCCGAAGAGCTTGCACGTGGAGAGTTGCGCGAGGAGACGGGATTTGATGCAGCCACCATGACCAATCTCGGCATGATGTATATCGCCTATGGGTTCGCCAACCAGAAGCAGTATGTATTCCTGGCGTCGGGCCTGACGCATGTAGGCACGGATTTCGATGCGGAAGAGCATGACCTGACTCTGCACTCTTTCACCATCGCTGAATTTGAAGAGATGCTGCTCGACGGCACCATTCGTGATTGCTGCACGCTGGCCGCGTGGGGACTCTACAAGGTGTGGAAAGAAAAACAGAAATAG